One stretch of Zingiber officinale cultivar Zhangliang chromosome 6B, Zo_v1.1, whole genome shotgun sequence DNA includes these proteins:
- the LOC121990276 gene encoding GDSL esterase/lipase At1g28600-like, protein MRVMATAYTLSCFFILLLGLLLLQVQGHARRHTCFSAIFSFGDSLQDTGNFAHAFFNTTVSRPPWGNTYFHRPTGRFSDGRLILDFIAERVGLPLVQPYLAGGDFSKGANFAFAGATALSQNDLGRFGVHTTGWLRKNTLHAQIRWFQKLLQSHSSFQDPNFLESSLFMVGEIGGNDYNAALHQDLPYHKLIRIVPRVIHAISSTITRLIGMGAKTLVVPGNLPIGCIPAWLWQYRRDDPSDYDSNGCLLWLNRFSEYHNDRLTAQLNRLSRVYPNVTIAYADYFGAGMRMFSDQRRFGISEPFVACCGADGHGCESTGPVCKNPEKYASWEGFHPTEATYKAIYEGLVDGPFAIPLLTKKY, encoded by the exons ATGCGTGTTATGGCGACTGCCTACACCTTGTCCTGCTTCTTCATACTTCTCTTGGGGCTTCTGCTGCTGCAGGTGCAGGGCCATGCAAGGCGGCACACTTGTTTCTCTGCTATATTCAGCTTCGGCGACTCCCTGCAGGACACCGGCAACTTCGCCCACGCCTTCTTCAACACCACCGTCAGTCGGCCTCCGTGGGGGAATACCTACTTCCACCGCCCCACCGGCCGCTTCTCTGATGGCCGACTCATCTTAGACTTTATCG CGGAACGCGTTGGGCTGCCGTTGGTGCAGCCCTACCTCGCCGGAGGAGACTTCTCAAAAGGAGCAAACTTCGCCTTCGCCGGAGCGACGGCGTTGAGCCAGAACGATTTGGGCAGGTTCGGGGTGCACACGACTGGGTGGTTGAGGAAGAACACCCTGCACGCCCAAATTAGGTGGTTCCAGAAACTCCTCCAGTCACATTCCTCGTTTcaag ATCCCAACTTCTTGGAGAGCTCCCTGTTCATGGTAGGGGAGATCGGAGGGAATGACTACAACGCAGCTCTCCATCAGGATCTTCCATATCACAAACTCATAAGGATCGTCCCCCGTGTAATTCACGCCATCTCCTCCACTATCACT AGGTTGATCGGAATGGGTGCAAAAACGTTGGTGGTCCCCGGAAACCTGCCCATCGGCTGTATCCCGGCGTGGCTCTGGCAGTATCGCCGGGACGACCCCAGCGACTACGACAGCAACGGTTGTCTTCTATGGCTGAACCGGTTCTCCGAGTACCACAACGACCGCTTGACGGCTCAATTGAACCGTCTCTCTCGAGTATACCCCAACGTTACCATCGCGTACGCTGATTATTTCGGGGCCGGGATGCGGATGTTCTCCGACCAACGCCGGTTCG GCATCAGCGAGCCTTTTGTTGCTTGTTGCGGAGCCGATGGGCATGGGTGTGAGTCGACCGGACCGGTTTGCAAAAACCCGGAGAAATACGCTTCGTGGGAGGGGTTCCACCCGACGGAGGCAACTTACAAGGCCATTTACGAAGGTTTGGTCGACGGACCATTTGCGATTCCTTTACTGACGAAAAAATATTGA